The DNA segment GTGAGAATATCGGAGGCGTCAGAACCAATTTAGCGACCGCGCTCCTCTGCTGTCCGACCCGGGCGGGAAGGCTTGGATAATCCGGCTGGATACCATACCGGGCGCAGATCAATCCGTCGGCAAGATCCGGTTTGCCGTCCGCGTTTACATCTCCATAGTTCAGCACATTGTTTTCATAAGAACCGACCGGTATATCGATGCCATAACTCCCGATGATGAGCCCGTCCGCGCTGTTCACTGTGCCGTTGCCGTTCACTTCTCCCCATATTCCCGATGGCACGATGGAGAACGACTGGTCGCTGACATCGTATATGGCGGCATCTGCGGTCGAGCTTATTCTTATCCTGCAGTTCGAGGATGTTATATCGGGAACCGTCCAAGTATATGATTTGTTCGAGGCACTGACACTCGCGGTTACAACAGACCATGTACTCCCGCCGTTCTGGGAATATTCGATTTTTACTCTGTCGACATTCTGGGATGTCCATGTAATCGCATACTGTGATCCCGCAACCAATGTCTCCCCGCCATTCGGCAACCCCACAAGAATCGAGGTTTGCCCCGTTACGATATAATCATAATTGTCCGTACTGGTCAAAGGTATGAGATCGGTATATGTTCTGGCAGCGGAAAGACTCAATACATCCAGATGAATCACACCGGTTGTATTCGCGTTTCCGATAACATCGAGAACAACATTGAACACATTCACTTTCCCGGTCGAACCCTGCGAATAGATATTCGAACTTTTCAGAATCCCCTGGCCTGTGTTCGTTTCGTTCAACAGCGGATCGCTCCATCCGGTTGTCGAACCGCCGTTCGTTCTGATATATCTCAGCGAAGCGGCAGACCATGACAATGCAATCGAATATTCGCCGAGCGAATAGGAACTGCCCGTCATGTCGATCACTACGGGTACAACGACCTGCTGACCCGATATCACGGGATTCTTTTCGGGATATATCTTTACTTCCTCATTTGCCCACACGTCCGCGGAAATCACCCCTTTGAAGGAGTCCTCTCCGACCCAGAACCATCCGGTGCGTTCGTCAGTATTCTCAGCAGACTGGTTTGTCACCAGAAGACCATCATAAGGCGATTCATATGAAATGACAGCGGTATCATATTTCTGACCGGTTGTCTCTCCGGCGAGGGCCAGATAACCGACTCCGGTACCGTCCGGAGCAAACATGCCGAATGACACGGCGCCCAAATCATAACAGGGGAAAAAGGAAAATCCGTTGTTATCGAAAACAAAATTATATTTATAAGGACCGACATTATAATCATTGCATACCCACGGCTTGGGTGAATCAATCTCGAAATTGTGATCGCCGATATAATCGCCGTTCTGGTTTACCCAGAGAACGGCTTCATTTTCAGAAATGTAGAGAACGTCAAAGAGCATATTGACACACGATGCAAGCGATCCGAGAGCAGCGGCATCACCCCACATGGAAATAAGCGCCGGCCCGTTGTTTGCCTGGGCACCGGCTTCCGCGTCACCCATATTAACCCACCAGGATGACAGATCGTACCGTTTAACCTCTGCTCCCGTATCGACATCCACATAGATCAACTCGGGTTTGGTAGTATTTCCAGACATATCACCCTGTGTTACGAGAAGGTAATCTCCGCCGTTACTGACCACACCGGGTCCATATTCCCATCCGGCCAGGTTAGGTACCGCAAATATATATTCGCCGTCCTCACCCCAGTCCATCTGTTTCTCTGCCTGACCGTTGGGGATCCATTTCCATGCATACAGGACCTTATTTCCATTATTATTGAGACTGCATTTGAAAAATTCCCGGTGATCATCGGGATGCCACGCCAGCCCACCGGGATCGCAGACTTCCCACGATGCGCATGTTTCCAGAAGGGTCGCGTCATAAGGATCATACCCGACAATCCATTTTTTATTGCTGTGTTCCCTGAGAGCCGTATTCGAGGCACTTCCTCCGCCCCGGTCACCGCTGCCTGCCCAGATCACAGGGTGGACAAGAGGAGAACCCTGCTCATCGTGTGTTTCGAGCGTTATGCGGTTCCATGGATTGGGAGTAATCTGCTTTGTCAGCAGTGTCTTGGCACTGAAAGAATCATAACCCCATATGTAGTATGTATATTCTCCTGGAGGAACAATATTTCCATCATTATCCTTGCCGTTCCAGTAAAGAACATTCGTCCCGGTCGCAAGATTGGTCAGAGCCGACATGTAGATACAGGTATCGATCTTGTTGACATAATGCCAGCCCAGATACCCGTTTCGTATATTCCTGATTGACGATGCCTTGTCTTTCGTAAAAACACAAAACAAGGTTGTAGCCGTAGTGCCACTGACATTCAGAGGTATCGTCAGGGTGGAACCATCAAAATTATACTGAATGTTGCCCGGTGCCGATATTTTAAGCTGAGTAGGGACAAAACTTGCGGCGTATGCACAGTGTGAAAGAAGAATGACTGCGATCTGGGCACATATGAGCCTGTACATGGTCAGCCTCCGATATATAAATGGGCTCTTTATATTATTCTATGTTGGTTCAAAAAAAGAATACGATATCAGAAAGCCAAACAAGATAATCATCACTTTATATAAGCCCGTGGATCACACCCCGGATTACCGGAGCAACAGCATCTGTTTCCGGTCACTCCACCCGCTTGTGACAAGCTGATAGATATACACTCCGGAACTGACAATCCTCCCGTCATCATCGGTACCGTCCCAGATAACTTCATGGGTTCCGGAAGATTCGTATCTGTCGGCGAGGATTCTCACTTTCTGTCCATAAACGTTATATAACGTGAGCACTACATGTGCAGGCGCGGATACCGTATATGATATCGATGTGACAGGATTGAACGGATTCGGTACATTCTGTCTGAGTTTAAAAGATACGGGTGACATGCCGGTTAACCCGTCATCGGGATATACCCGCCGGTGATCGGTCTCAAGATATGCAAACATTTCGGCATCAACGGCATCGAGTACTTCCAGACTCACGGAACCTGCATGATTTTCATGGAGAGACTGCAGCCTCACACCGGGAAACCCGAACGCGGTTTCGCCATTAACTCTTATACGTGCTATCCGAAGCTCGCCTTCGCCGGTAAGGGAATCGTTGATAATTATACTTCCCGTAGAATTCTCGTCGATACCGTTATAACGGAATACGTTCGGATCCCATCGGAGTATGACGGAAGCCGCTCCGATAAGAGTTCGCCGTCCCGCCGTACTGACCGATGAGTCGATAATGATATCGTTTGTCTCGGAAACATGCGCTTCTATGGTTGGAATCGCCCGTTCATGCAACACGCGGGCCTGTTCGGGGACCATTTTAGCTACGGTGCCCAGACGTCGTCCGATCCTCGCGGGAAGACCGGAGTAATCCGGCTGAATACCATACCGTGCGCAGATCAGCCCGTCCGCCAGGTCTTTTTTCCCATCGGCGTTGACATCCCCGCATTTGAGAACACCGGATTCGAATGAACCGGCCGGTATATTGATACCGTAGCTTGCAATTATCAGCCCGTCCGCGCTGTTCACCGTTTCGTTGCCGTTCACATCACCCCAGATTCCCTCTTCGGCTGCTCCGGCAATAGTGTATGTATATTCGCCTATCGTCGTTATGGATAAAAGATTGTCATACGACTTCGCAGCCGACAGGCTGATGAGTTTCAGATCAAGCGTTCCGCCGGACCCGGCGCTTCCGATGACATCGAAAACGATATTGAATACATTTACGTTCCCCGAAGAACCCTGAGCGTAGATGCCGGAACATTTCAGCTCTCCCTGCCCCGTTCCGGAATCGTTTACGAGGGGATTGCTCCATCCCGATGTTGCGCCGCCGGATGTACTCACATAGCGGAGCCGTGATGTCGACCATAACACCGACACCGAATATTCTCCGAGGCTGTATGAGCTTTTTGACATATCGATATACACAGGAATGGTGATACGGCTGCTGGCGGCGAATGAAGACTCTCCGAAATATGCTGATATTTCTTCATCGGAAGACGGCACTTCCGCCGACGTGACAACCGATGAGGTGATCGTTCCCTTGATCGAATCCCAGCCTGAATACCAGGTTCCGTCTTCGGTTTTAAGAGTGCCGTCACTCGTTGTTTTAGCGACTGTCGAATAGATGCCGTCAAAAGCAGAGCCGTTGTCACATATGTCAATCCCGTACTTGTAGGCGGCGGTTTCTCCTGCGAATGCATAATAACCCATGCCGGTTCCATCGGGCGCCAAAAGACCGAACGAAACTGCTCCGAGATCGAAAGACGGACTCAGAGCAAAATAATTGGCGTCGGAAACGAAAGTATAGGTATACGGCCCGACATTGTAGTCATTACATACCCATGGCATAGTTGCATCCGGCGCAAAATTATGATCCAGAATGTAATCGCCGTTGCCGTTGACGTAAACGACCAGATCGTTAAAATCATCCAATCCCCTCATCGGATCGATCACCTGTTTGAGACATGAACAGTGACAGCCGAGGAAAAGGAGGTTATTTCTGATGGACATCGTTCCGGGCCCGCCATGCATCTGTCCACCCCTGTCATAATCTTCAATACTTGCCCAGAATTCCGTTATATCGAAAAGTTCCATCAGCATTCCGGAATCGATGTCCACTATCCAGAGTTCATCATGGAAATAGTTTTCCTGGTATGGATTGGCTGTAACATAGAGGAAGATACCATCGGTAACCGCGTTCATTTGCCTGTTCTGTGTCTGATCCCATAGAACAACGCCGCCGTCTCCCCAATCCTTCTCTACCACTGCCTCACCGTTCGGGACCCATCTGTATTTCCAGATGCCTCCTGTATTCCAATCCGGGTTATGCATAGGAAAGAATACATAGTTCCAGTCATCCGGTTGAATGACATACCGTTGCTTCTGAACCCATCCCGATTCGCTGTAAACAGTCATGGTTTCCAGTAACTGTGCATCCACAGGATCGTTACCGATTTTCCATTTGTAATATTTCCCGGCAAAAACAGGATTGGCGAGCGGAATACCATTTTCATCCTTTTCGAGTATCTGAGTATCATAAAACGGGCGAATATTGACTGCATTCGAATTACCGGCCGTGATATTGATTGCCGCAACTCTCGCATTGACAGCGTCATAACCCCACAGATAGTAGGTATAATCTCCGGAGGCACATATTTTCCCGTCGTTGTCACGGCCATCCCAGGTTATTGTATTATTTCCTTCCGACATCATGACGGGAGCCGCGACATATACACAGGTATCGATCTTGTTGACATAATGCCATCCGAGAAAACCGTTTCGTGTACTTATAATTTCCGAAGCCTTGTCCTTCGTGAACACGCACAGGGTCACCAGCGCCGGAGTGCCGGAAACCGTTACCGGTATCGATAGCTGCGTATGATCAAAAGCATAATGAATGGTTTCAGGAGACGATAATGTGAGAGCAGACGGAGTGAAAGAACCTGATGGAGTTGAAATTATCGAGAATGTGCCGTTACTCTTGTCGAAAACGGAGGAATTGTTGCTGTCGGTGATGCGAACAAGACATTTTGATGCGTTATTATTGGGAACCGACCAGGGATAATATCCCTTCGAAGCATCAACATGCGATCCTATTGTTGCCCATGAACTCCCGTTATCGGCAGAGTATTCGATATTGACGGAATTTACCGATACAGTCTGCCATGTTATTACCTTGCGCGTATTCCCCTGCCAATGTTCGCCGCCATTGGGGGAAAGAACGTTTATCGGGTAAACCGTCTGATTGACCGAAAAAACTCGCGATCCTAAATCACGTAATATTCCACTATCATTAGTAATTTTGATATGGACATTTATATTTAAAATATCCTGCGCCGTAAAAGAGGCGCCCGTTTTGAACACACACATGTGAAGAAGCCCGTAATTGCCGGTATTAATACTGCTTCCCTGCCGTACAAAATCTCTTGAATATTTTCCGGTCTGGTTTATTTCCCCTGCCGTTAACAGGTTTCCCCCCAGTACATTCGTCTCACTGGCGAACGTCACGGTCGATCCGTTGAAAACCATGGTGTTTTCCTGCACATCGGTCCCGGAAGATGTCGTTCTATACTCTGCTTTTGAGCCATCCCATGTACATTCAATCGAGAAACCTCTCAGGCTGTCCACATTTTTTACATACACAGCAAATCCGATATAGCTGTTCGGGCCTATACCGGTCGGATTATTCTGTCCCTGATATCCCGCGGATGAAATAACCGTATCAAGCGCAAAAAAAGCCTCGCTGTTATTCTGAGCGACTGCAACATTATGGAAACAGAAGAAGAAAATCAAACCGAGAAATACTCTGATATTGTTCATATATTTCCTCTCGAATAAACGAAGACAGCCGGTTGATCAGAGGAAAAAAATAACTATAATGACATGTTCATGTACCCGCACCTGAACTGAATAATCCCGAAACAACACCAGGAGTGATATTATACAGCCCGAACCGTTATACCATCATCAATCCGGAAGATCCGGGCCCGGGCCGATCGGGGGCAATACCGGTGTTTCTTCCTTGCCGGGCTGTAAAAAATATCCGGCACCTGCAAGACCGACACCCCCGAGAAGAACCTGATACTTTTTCTGGCGGTACCATGGGCTTCGCTTAATGAGCTCATAGGTCATTTCGTTCGTGTTATCAGGTTCTGCCGAAAACGTTGTCATATAATCCTTGTGGCCGGGATTTTTAACCGTGAGAGTATGCATCCCGAGAGGAATTCTGACAAGTTCGAGCGGCGCCCTTCCCAATTCTTTATCATCCAGGAAGACAATCGACTGTTCCGGCGTTCCACGGATCGACAAGAAACTGTAATTGATAACCTTAAGATCGTATGTCAGGGAAGTGAGTATACCGGGGGTTATTTCAGTATTGGTTGTATATTCCTCAAATTTATCCTTCCGGATTTTAACTTCGTAATATCCGGCCTTGATCCTTCTATTCTGTATTGGAGTATTTCCGACGGGCTGCCCGTTGATAAAAACAGAGGCATCACCCGGGTATCCTTCGATATTGAGAGTACCGAAGGTCGGTTTCAAGGAATATATTATTTCATTTGTTTTGCGGCCTTCGATTATGATGATTTTGGCGTATTCTTCATATTCATCTTTTAAAATACGTAACTGATATTCACCGGTTGGAATTTCTCTGAAACGAATCGGTGAAAAACCGAGGTCTTTTTTATCGAGATATACCCGGGCTTCAGTGGGAAGGCCGATAACATTCAGGCTTCCGATTTCATTTGAACCCAGCCGTCTTGATGCCATTTCAAAACGTGCTTCTGCAGAAAGCTGTTTGTTCAAATCTGCCCGCGAAGCCCAATGGATATATTTCTCTTTCCCGGGAGATATACCCTTACCATAATCACCGGTAACCGTTTTGGGGGTATAGTATGATGAACCCCCGTCCTCGGTAACCTTGAACGTAACCTCAAAAAAAGCGTTTGTATCATTATCCAGGAGATCATATTTAATTTCATACCCGTTGTTGTTGCTTTCGGGAATTATCATAATATTTGTAATTTCTTCACAATGGAGTATGGAAAAAGATGTCTGCATCATCATTAAAACAACGGACAAACACCATAGTGATTTCCCGCCCATGGCAATCTCCAGTTATATCGGTATATTATAATATATCACATAGACCGACTTTGCGAAAAAAAACACCCAAACTGGTTATCGCGTTGTAAACATGATTTCAGGAACAAGAATAAACAACAACCAATAACTCTAAGGGTGTATTAAAATAATGAAAAGAAAACAGATGAATTGCAAGGAAAAATTGCTCATAATCTGTATACAGAAAATATTTTTCATACTCTCGTAAAATTAAGTAGAGATATAATCCGGGTTAAGTATACTATACCAAACGATTCTCGAATCAAATCCGAAGCAGGGAGGGATGGCAAGCGATGCAAAACCGACCCATGTGGCATTTCTCAGCGATTCGAATCATCATCGCATCCGCACTTCTGTTTTTTCTTGCACATACAGTCTTTACGCAAAACTATTGCAGTCTCGTGTACCCGGGCGTCGATGGAAAGCTTGTATACATTCCGGATGAGCGGGGCAACATCATTCCCGATTTCTCCCATGCCGGCTATATGGGCGGAGGAGTCGCGCTTCCTTATGTACCGGTCAGGGAAACCGTATGGCCTGTGGAAGGGGACAACACACCTGTTATCCAGGATGCCATCAACCGTGTCTCGAATATTCCATTGGACAAAAACGGCTTTCGTGGAGCGGTACTGCTGAAACAGGGATACTATACGCTCGCATCACCGCTCCGTATCACGGCGAGCGGAGTGGTTTTACGGGGCGAGAGCCAGGGCGACACGGGGACGATTCTGATCGGTCTCGGAACATTCGAGGGCGGATACCGAAACCGGGAAACGGCCAGCCTGATCGTAGTCGGCGGCGAGACCTGCCGGGACGAGGCCGCGGGCTCATCACGCCGCATTACGGATGATTATGTTCCCGTGGGTGCGAAGAGCTTCACAGTGGAAAACACGAAAGATTACAAGATCGGGGATACGGTACTGGTGTGCCGTCATGGTAATCAGGACTGGATCAACGAGCTCGGTATGAATCTTGAAAACAAGGATTGGCGATGGGAACCATTCACCATAAAATTCGATCGTGTAATCACTGAAATCAGGGGTAATACGGTAACAGTCGATGCTCCCCTTGTCTGTGCTGTCGAAACGAAATGGGGCGGCGGCGAGCTGGTGAAATATACCGACAGGGGACGAATCTTCAATGCAGGAATTGAGCATCTTCGCAGAATGTCGGATTTCGATATTACGGTACGTTCCAATTCCTATGGCAACATCGACCGTCAGCCGTACATCGGGGAAGAGTACTATGCCGACGAGAACCATTACTGGAATTTCATCACGCTCGACAATATAAAAAACGCCTGGGTCAGGAATGTCACCGCCCTTCATTTCGCCGGAAGCATGATCAGTGTCGGACAGGGCGCCAAATGGGTGACGGTACAGGACTGCGTTTCACTGGAGCCGGTGTCTGTCCGTGCCGGAGGACGGCGGTTCACGTACCAGATTCAGGGACAGCTCACCCTAGTCCAGAGGTGTATTTCCGACAAGGGACGTCACTCGTTTGTGCTGAGCGGTTATCAGGCGTGCGGACCAAACGTATTCCTCGACTGTAAAGCAATCATACCCTATTCGAGCAGCGAACCTCATTTTAAATATGTGACAGGGGCTCTTTACGACAACGTTCTTGCTCCGCTGACCGCGCGGTTCTGGAAAGGAATTTCCATCGGCTGGGCAGGTGCAGACTGCGTCTTCTGGAACTGCGAGGGACAATACCTCATCCAGAAACCTCCGACTGCGCAGAATTACGCATTCGGACATATCGGAATCCATGCGACTGTGTTCAACACCTATTATCAGGACCTGACCCTGAAGGATGGTTACATCGAATCATGGGATAAACACGTGGATCCTCCGAGCCTTTACCTGAAACAACTCGAGGACAGGCTGGGATCGCAGGGATTGGTTAACATCGGCCAGAATGGTAACCATTGAGTAAGGATGTATGCCGGGAATAAAAATAATAGTTGACTTTATCTATTAAAATGATTATCATATAAGGATAAGGTATATACTTCAAAAAATGTTTTCCCTTTTCCTGCGTTCATTTTCTGCAATGAATCCGAACAATTCGATCAGGGTAATAATCATTGAAGATGGGGAATCTGGCTATAACCCTCGGCTTTGTTCCTCGAAGAAAAATGAGGGTGTATTTGAGGCTTATGGCCTCGTAAAACAAGGAGTGGCGTTAATGCCCACAGGTAGAGTCAAATGGTTCAACGATCACAAGGGTTTCGGCTTCATTACAAACGATGACGGCGGCGAAGACCTCTTTGTCCATCACACGAGTATTGCAGCTGAAGGATTTCGTACCCTTCACGAAGATCAGGCGGTAGAGTTTGAAATTGGCCAGGGACAGAAAGGTCCCCAGGCTATTAAAGTGAAACCTATCTAACCTATTTGTTAGACTATATACTCAGAAGCCCCTGAAAACAGGGGCTTTTTTATTCCCGATCAATTTTTTTCGATTGTTTTTTTATTCTTCATGTGGATTTTGGAAAAAAAATGTTTCTTGGAGACAAATCTCTATATATAATAATGAAGATTTTGCGCACATTATGATAATAATCCGGGAGTACTGTGAAGTAAATGAAAGACCGAAGACAACACAACACATTTATAATATAAATAGTTATATCATAGCCAGGAGAAATGGTCATGTCAAAAGAGATGCGCCGAATGAAAAACGACAGGCGTCAAAAACTGGTCGATGTTGCCCAGGATAAGCGTTCGGGTACTGAACGTCGCTCACCGACCGATCGCCGGTCAGGGAACGACAGACGCTCGAAATGGATTGGTGTCGCACGTGATTCTCGTGATTGCAGAGACCGACGGGCTTTTGTTTGATCAGTATTTATAAATCATGATTATCACATACGCGATACTTCATGACATGGTCTTATTAACGAAAAATACTCCATTTATCATTTATTTGCATTTTACCATTGAGCATTATTATTACGTGTGCCAGTGGTATTTTATTAGTATGATGATCTAATATCTATATACTATGGCGTACTATCCC comes from the bacterium genome and includes:
- a CDS encoding T9SS type A sorting domain-containing protein — encoded protein: MYRLICAQIAVILLSHCAYAASFVPTQLKISAPGNIQYNFDGSTLTIPLNVSGTTATTLFCVFTKDKASSIRNIRNGYLGWHYVNKIDTCIYMSALTNLATGTNVLYWNGKDNDGNIVPPGEYTYYIWGYDSFSAKTLLTKQITPNPWNRITLETHDEQGSPLVHPVIWAGSGDRGGGSASNTALREHSNKKWIVGYDPYDATLLETCASWEVCDPGGLAWHPDDHREFFKCSLNNNGNKVLYAWKWIPNGQAEKQMDWGEDGEYIFAVPNLAGWEYGPGVVSNGGDYLLVTQGDMSGNTTKPELIYVDVDTGAEVKRYDLSSWWVNMGDAEAGAQANNGPALISMWGDAAALGSLASCVNMLFDVLYISENEAVLWVNQNGDYIGDHNFEIDSPKPWVCNDYNVGPYKYNFVFDNNGFSFFPCYDLGAVSFGMFAPDGTGVGYLALAGETTGQKYDTAVISYESPYDGLLVTNQSAENTDERTGWFWVGEDSFKGVISADVWANEEVKIYPEKNPVISGQQVVVPVVIDMTGSSYSLGEYSIALSWSAASLRYIRTNGGSTTGWSDPLLNETNTGQGILKSSNIYSQGSTGKVNVFNVVLDVIGNANTTGVIHLDVLSLSAARTYTDLIPLTSTDNYDYIVTGQTSILVGLPNGGETLVAGSQYAITWTSQNVDRVKIEYSQNGGSTWSVVTASVSASNKSYTWTVPDITSSNCRIRISSTADAAIYDVSDQSFSIVPSGIWGEVNGNGTVNSADGLIIGSYGIDIPVGSYENNVLNYGDVNADGKPDLADGLICARYGIQPDYPSLPARVGQQRSAVAKLVLTPPIFSRATAFPHIQVHPGEADDIILTVSIESGESRVLIGAASVVVRWNSDAYRYAGITGPPENALINDRSVSSGELRMLRMEPAGLETVSFPGMRMRPVSDKGDFPISVEVLEAVEAETFAKMTPSIEAINPFDTNTIVFPVPVKLHQNVPNPFNPATSISYAIEKPSNILLTVYNINGQKVKTLISSNEQPGLHTVTWDGTDESGYRVSSGVYIYRLLTSAGKEEKQMLLLR
- a CDS encoding PEGA domain-containing protein, whose amino-acid sequence is MIIPESNNNGYEIKYDLLDNDTNAFFEVTFKVTEDGGSSYYTPKTVTGDYGKGISPGKEKYIHWASRADLNKQLSAEARFEMASRRLGSNEIGSLNVIGLPTEARVYLDKKDLGFSPIRFREIPTGEYQLRILKDEYEEYAKIIIIEGRKTNEIIYSLKPTFGTLNIEGYPGDASVFINGQPVGNTPIQNRRIKAGYYEVKIRKDKFEEYTTNTEITPGILTSLTYDLKVINYSFLSIRGTPEQSIVFLDDKELGRAPLELVRIPLGMHTLTVKNPGHKDYMTTFSAEPDNTNEMTYELIKRSPWYRQKKYQVLLGGVGLAGAGYFLQPGKEETPVLPPIGPGPDLPD
- a CDS encoding cold-shock protein, with product MPTGRVKWFNDHKGFGFITNDDGGEDLFVHHTSIAAEGFRTLHEDQAVEFEIGQGQKGPQAIKVKPI